Proteins from one Numenius arquata unplaced genomic scaffold, bNumArq3.hap1.1 HAP1_SCAFFOLD_188, whole genome shotgun sequence genomic window:
- the LOC141478268 gene encoding olfactory receptor 14A16-like yields the protein MLNSSSITQFLLLAFADTRELQLLHFGLFLGIYLAALLGNALIITTIACDHRLHTPMYFFLLNLSVLDLASISTTVPKAMANSLWDTRAISYWGCTAQLFFVFFFIGAEYCLLTVMSYDRYVAICQPLHYGTLLGSRACVHMAAAAWGSGFLNALLHTANTFSLPLCQGNVLDQFFCEIPQILKLSCSHSSLREVGFIVVSACLAFGCFVFIVVSYVQIFRAVLRIPSEQGRHKAFSTCLPHLAVVSLFLSTGFFAYLKPPSISSSPLDLVVAVVYSVVPPAVNPLIYSMRNQELKEALKKLIQWVQLQQQ from the coding sequence atgctcaacagcagctccatcacccagttcctcctcctggcattcgcagacacacgggagctgcagctcttgcactttgggctcttcctgggcatctacctggctgccctcctgggaaacgcactcatcatcaccaccatcgcctgtgaccaccgcctccacacccccatgtacttcttcctcctcaacctctccgttcttgacctggcatccatctccaccactgtccccaaagccatggccaattccctctgggataccagggccatctcctactggggatgtactgcacagctcttctttgttttctttttcattggtgcagagtattgtcttctcactgttatgtcctacgaccgctacgttgccatctgccaacccctgcactacgggaccctcctgggcagcagagcttgtgtccacatggcagcagctgcctggggcagtgggtttctcaatgctctcctgcacacggccaatacattttccctacccctctgccagggcaatgtcctggaccagttcttctgtgaaatcccccagatcctcaagctctcctgctcacactccagcctcagggaagttgggtttattgtggtcagtgcctgtttagcatttgggtgttttgtgttcattgtggtgtcctacgtgcagatcttcagggccgtgctgaggatcccctctgagcagggacggcacaaagccttttccacgtgcctccctcacctggccgtggtctccctctttctcagcactggcttctttgcctacctgaagcccccctccatctcctcctcacccctggacttggtggtggctgttgtgtactcagtggtgcctccagctgtgaaccccctcatctacagcatgaggaaccaggagctcaaagaagcattgaagaaactcattcaatgggttcagctccagcagcagtag